One part of the Arabidopsis thaliana chromosome 1 sequence genome encodes these proteins:
- a CDS encoding Enhancer of polycomb-like transcription factor protein (Enhancer of polycomb-like transcription factor protein; CONTAINS InterPro DOMAIN/s: Enhancer of polycomb-like (InterPro:IPR019542); BEST Arabidopsis thaliana protein match is: Enhancer of polycomb-like transcription factor protein (TAIR:AT1G16690.1); Has 409 Blast hits to 407 proteins in 167 species: Archae - 0; Bacteria - 0; Metazoa - 187; Fungi - 106; Plants - 67; Viruses - 0; Other Eukaryotes - 49 (source: NCBI BLink).): protein MSRLSFRPRPLDIHKKLPILKSFKDFEDDETPTSTTRNSQLLRIASVEVDNEVAPVPSKKPASEIPTPQFVIVDTYERDYSPTFGQPASYLRARGARSELGEFVEYDLDNEDEDWLYEFDKDKKELPPEKLEIIIFKLEVLDHKTRERAGVITPTLGSPVPVLLQFDAASDVLQVLSINYGTFQAIFNYWKEKRKRWQKPILRRLQPPPPVNDTNPYNVFRPREKVHRLHTRRMQRRENNVQSFEKLRQVRRNLGQAQSILEALIKREEKKRDVMDSEVSLQRIQLQYRHETELLEDSLAMPGFQPTTTSYKFGSSDDELMDSDDHTSTRVRTRPAVIPSSRFTNLNLNASHPGGIKQEVRRRQSQHGWLHRLDPNEPVMLFTKPLVPDKLAAAGIVPPTPDSSPGQPPSRFQGRIGRGGRIIFDRWNPLMQSHINCGNSYYIAPNHRSTNFD from the exons ATGAGTAGGCTCTCTTTCCGGCCACGGCCATTAGACATTCATAAGAAGCTTCccattttaaaatcctttaaagactttgaagatgatgagactCCAACTTCTACCACTAGAAATTCTCAGTTGCTGCGTATTGCTTCCGTAGAAGTTGACAATGAG GTGGCTCCAGTGCCAAGTAAGAAACCGGCTTCAGAAATACCAACACCTCAATTTGTTATTGTGGATACATATGAAAGGGATTATTCTCCGACTTTTGGTCAGCCTGCTTCTTATCTACGTGCAAGAGGAG CTCGGTCTGAGCTTGGAGAATTTGTGGAGTATGATCTTGACAATGAGGATGAAGACTGGCTTTATGAGTTTGATAAGGATAAGAAAGAACTTCCACCTGAAAA GCTTGAGATCATCATTTTTAAACTAGAGGTGTTGGATCACAAGACGCGGGAAAGAGCAGGAGTTATTACACCTACTCTCGGCTCTCCAGTTCCTGTGCTTTTGCAGTTTGATGCTGCTTCTGAT GTGCTGCAAGTACTGTCCATTAATTATGGAACCTTCCAGGCGATCTTCAACTACTGGAAAGAAAAG CGTAAAAGATGGCAGAAGCCTATCTTACGGCGTTTACAG CCTCCCCCACCGGTTAATGACACCAATCCCTATAATGTGTTTAGGCCAAGGGAGAAAGTTCACAGACTCCACACAAGAAGG ATGCAGAGGAGAGAAAACAATGTGCAGTCATTTGAAAAGCTTCGACAG GTTAGACGCAATCTAGGCCAAGCACAGAGCATTCTGGAGGCTCTCATTAAG agagaagagaagaagagggatGTCATGGACAGTGAGGTTAGCCTTCAGAGAATCCAACTCCAATACAGG catGAAACAGAGCTCTTGGAAGATAGCTTGGCTATGCCTGGATTTCAACCCACTACAACATCATACAAATTTGGCTCAAGCGATGATGAACTGATGGACTCTGATGATCACACCAGTACTCGTGTACGTACAAGACCTGCGGTTATTCCTAGTTCTCGTTTCACCAACTTAAATCTGAATGCATCTCATCCCGGAGGCATCAAACAAGAAGTTAGAAGACGACAGTCACAGCATGGATGGCTTCACAGACTG GATCCTAATGAACCGGTAATGCTATTCACAAAACCGCTGGTTCCCGATAAACTGGCAGCTGCAGGGATTGTTCCTCCAACACCGGATTCATCACCAGGTCAACCTCCAAGTCGGTTTCAGGGGAGGATTGGGCGTGGTGGCCGAATTATTTTCGATAGATGGAATCCGTTGATGCAATCTCACATTAATTGTGGAAACTCTTATTACATTGCTCCAAATCACCGGTCTACCAACTTCGATTGA
- a CDS encoding Chaperone DnaJ-domain superfamily protein: MYANFWITGTLFIVGGYLFSLNHARVVVLVAGLYAMYCVKVRLGWLGLFLSINLAFLSNDILNCLLQWCDNLSEKPQHEEPKKPKETIIEEDYSREFEYPSVPVEDETETKIHENKSSAKPTAPSTVVNTVKEISSVKIVKIEESSSADEMKRILNSLNHYEALGVPRHKKIDAAVLKKEYRKKAMLVHPDKNMGSPLASESFKKLQSAYEVLSDFVKKRDYDEQLRKEESRTRSVCQTSHASSHQSGPDYRSDESRRIHCTKCGNSHIWICTNRTKAKARWCQDCGQYHQAKDGDGWVELKGTLPFERAHKIEIPRAFVCAESKIFDVSEWAICQGMACRPNTHRPSFHVNMVGLEKTTQRSNSSRFPWDLDVEMMDEDEEEFELWLQQALASGLFCETSKRRKSWSPFKLGQMKSKKQWRRTST; the protein is encoded by the exons aTGTATGCAAACTTTTGGATCACTGGAACATTGTTTATAGTCGGAG gCTATTTATTCTCCTTAAATCATGCTCGCGTGGTGGTTCTTGTGGCGGGCTTATATGCGATGTATTGTGTCAAAGTCAGACTTGGATGGCTTGGTCTTTTCCTCTCAATAAATCTTGCTTTCTTGTCCAACGATATATTAAattgtcttcttcaatggTGTGACAATCTAAGTGAAAAACCACAACACGAGGAACCAAAGAAACCGAAAGAAACAATCATAGAAGAAGACTATTCAAGGGAATTTGAGTATCCTTCAGTTCCTGTCGAAGATGAAACCGAGACAAAGATTCACGAGAATAAGTCTTCTGCTAAACCAACTGCGCCTTCTACTGTTGTTAATACCGTAAAGGAAATTTCTAGTgttaaaatagtcaaaatagAAGAGTCAAGTTCAGCTGATGAAATGAAGAGAATACTGAATAGTTTGAATCATTATGAAGCATTGGGGGTCCCTCGGCATAAAAAGATCGATGCTGCGGTGCTTAAGAAAGAGTATAGGAAGAAG GCAATGTTGGTTCATCCTGATAAAAATATGGGGAGTCCATTGGCAAGTGAATCATTCAAGAAACTTCAAAGTGCTTACGAG GTTCTATCTGATTTcgtaaagaagagagattacGATGAGCAACTACGAAAAGAAGAATCTAGGACTAGGAGTGTTTGTCAGACATCTCATGCTTCTTCGCATCAG AGTGGTCCTGATTATCGATCAGATGAGTCAAGGCGGATACACTGTACAAAATGTGGTAATTCACACATATGGATATGTACCAATAGGACAAAAGCAAAGGCAAGATGGTGCCAG GATTGTGGCCAATATCATCAAGCAAAAGATGGAGATGGATGGGTCGAACTCAAAGGGACATTACCCTTCGAGAGAGCACATAAG ATTGAAATACCGCGTGCTTTTGTTTGCGCGGAGAGCAAAATATTTGACGTCTCAGAATGGGCCATTTGTCAG GGAATGGCTTGTAGACCAAACACGCATAGACCAAGCTTTCATGTGAACATGGTTGGGTTAGAAAAGACAACACAGAGATCAAACTCAAGTAGGTTCCCATGGGATCTAGATGTGGAGATGATGGATGAGGACGAAGAAGAGTTTGAGCTATGGCTTCAACAAGCTCTTGCTTCAGGTCTCTTCTGCGAAACCTCAAAACGTAGAAAAAGCTGGAGCCCTTTCAAGTTGGGCCAGatgaaaagcaagaaacagTGGCGAAGAACTTCCActtga